The Humulus lupulus chromosome 4, drHumLupu1.1, whole genome shotgun sequence genome has a window encoding:
- the LOC133831971 gene encoding uncharacterized protein LOC133831971 has protein sequence MRGEWNGLHPSICNECPYAYYIHCLAHRLQLALVAASPEVSQVHQFFSTLVFIINIVTTSSKRNDELKEAQSVELATKIENDEIESRAGLNQIGTLKRVGDTRWGSHLDSISSLLKNFNATCVVLSKIAKEKVSYSQRGDANFACNQLLSFEFVFILHLMKEILKITCILCVALQQQSQDILNAMHIVASTKMLLKSFRDSGWDSFLLKVTSFCEQHQIDIPYLDARYVARGGRSRNQQDKISVMHYYRVDIFITTLDYQLEELNSRFNEHLVEFLVLSTAFDPRYGFKLFKIDDIYKLAEKFYHDDFSEQEVVRLRIEFQLFVLDIPNHPKLHNLSSIHELCQGLVKTRKAIMYPLINRLLRLVLTLPVSTTTTERAFSIMKIIKTKLRNKMEDSFLND, from the coding sequence ATGAGAGGAGAGTGGAATGGCTTGCACCCTTCAATTTGTAATGAATGTCCATATGCATATTACATCCATTGTTTAGCCCATCGCCTCCAACTTGCTTTAGTTGCAGCTTCTCCAGAAGTAAGTCAAGTTCATCAATTTTTCTCTACCTTGGTTTTCATTATCAATATTGTAACTACATCTTCCAAGCGTAATGATGAATTAAAGGAGGCTCAATCTGTTGAACTTGCTACTAAGATTGAAAATGATGAAATCGAATCAAGGGCAGGGCTAAATCAAATTGGCACCTTAAAGAGAGTTGGAGATACTCGTTGGGGTTCTCATTTGGATTCTATTTCTAGCTTACTCAAAAATTTTAATGCAACTTGTGTGGTTTTGAGTaaaattgcaaaagaaaaagTTTCATATTCTCAACGTGGAGATGCAAATTTTGCGTGCAATCAATTATTATCTTTTGAGTTTGTTTTCATATTACATCTTATGAAAGAGATTTTGAAAATTACTTGTATTCTTTGTGTAGCCTTACAACAACAATCACAAGATATTTTGAATGCTATGCATATTGTTGCAAGTACAAAAATGCTACTTAAGAGCTTTCGAGATTCAGGATGGGATTCTTTCCTCTTGAAGGTTACATCATTTTGTGAGCAACATCAAATTGATATCCCATATTTGGATGCTCGATATGTTGCAAGGGGTGGAAGATCTCGAAATCAACAAGATAAGATTAGTGTTATGCATTATTATCGAGTTGATATCTTTATTACTACACTTGACTATCAGTTGGAAGAATTAAACTCTAGATTCAATGAACATTTAGTAGAGTTTCTTGTTCTTAGCACTGCTTTTGATCCTAGATATGGATTTAAATTGTTCAAGATTGATGATATTTACAAACTTGCAGAGAAGTTCTATCATGATGATTTCTCAGAGCAAGAAGTAGTACGTCTAAGAATTGAATTTCAACTTTTCGTGCTTGACATTCCAAATCATCCTAAATTACATAATTTATCTAGTATTCATGAATTGTGTCAAGGCTTGGTGAAAACAAGGAAAGCAATTATGTATCCTCTTATTAACAGATTACTTAGGCTTGTTCTTACTCTTCCTGTATCAACAACAACTACAGAACGAGCATTTTCTATCATGAAAATCATCAAGACAAAGCTCCGAAACAAGATGGAAGATAGTTTTTTGAATGATTGA